The Sander vitreus isolate 19-12246 chromosome 5, sanVit1, whole genome shotgun sequence genome includes a region encoding these proteins:
- the dpp7 gene encoding dipeptidyl peptidase 2: MSKILALFTVTATLFSVEVLHGLPYSSFQSIKHHGFKTEPQFTEKYFSQTQDHFNFNTMGNGTFNQRYLITDKYWKKGYGPIFFYTGNEGNIWEFASNSGFITELAAQHSALVIFAEHRYYGKSLPFDKDSFNIPQIGLLTVEQALADYAVMIIELKQQLAATDCPVIVFGGSYGGMLSVYMRLKYPNIVAGALAASAPILSTAGLGDSRQFFRDVTADFESFGPECRDAVRGAFRQLKELAEHQDYRRIQSEFSLCKPPSSAQDIHHLNGLLRNAFTMMAMLDYPYSTHFMGSMPANPVKVACETMLSGSDLLSNLRNTAGIFYNSTGLLTCFDLYNLYLECADPTGCGLGLDSLAWDYQACTEINLCYESNNVTDMFPPMAFTETDRKLYCSKRWAVVPRPDWLKTQFWGDALSTASNIIFSNGDLDPWANGGVRKSLSSSLIAVNISGGAHHLDLRGSNDADPVSVISARKTEADLIAQWVKMERTKLQQSL, from the exons ATGAGTAAGATATTAGCACTTTTCACTGTAACGGCGACCCTGTTTTCTGTCGAGGTGCTGCATGGCCTGCCCTACAGTTCTTTCCAG TCAATAAAACATCATGGATTCAAGACAGAACCTCAGTTCACAGAGAAGTATTTCAGCCAGACTCAGGACCACTTCAACTTTAACACCATGGGGAACGGCACATTCAATCAGCGTTACCTGATCACAG ATAAGTACTGGAAGAAAGGCTATGGTCCTATTTTCTTCTACACTGGCAATGAGGGAAACATCTGGGAGTTTGCATCCAACTCTGGATTCATCACAGAGTTAGCTGCTCAGCACAGTGCCTTGGTCATATTTGCTGAACAT AGGTATTATGGCAAATCTCTGCCGTTTGACAAAGACTCCTTCAACATCCCGCAGATCGGCCTGCTGACAGTGGAGCAAGCCCTCGCTGACTATGCTGTCATGATCATTGAGCTGAAACAGCAGCTGGCAGCCACAGACTGTCCTGTCATCGTGTTTGGTGGCAG TTATGGTGGAATGCTGTCGGTCTACATGAGACTCAAGTATCCAAACATTGTGGCTGGAGCGCTGGCTGCCAGCGCCCCCATACTGTCCACTGCTGGGCTGGGAGACTCCAGGCAGTTTTTCAGAGATGTTACAGCT GATTTTGAGAGCTTTGGCCCTGAATGCAGAGATGCTGTGAGGGGAGCATTCCGTCAGCTGAAAGAATTAGCCGAACATCAAG ATTACAGACGCATCCAGTCAGAATTCTCCCTTTGTAAGCCTCCATCATCTGCTCAGGACATCCACCATCTGAACGGCCTGCTGAGGAATGCCTTCACTATGATGGCCATGCTGGATTACCCCTACAGCACTCACTTCATGGGTAGTATGCCTGCAAACCCTGTCAAG GTGGCTTGTGAAACCATGCTGAGTGGATCTGACCTGCTCTCCAACCTCAGGAACACTGcag GGATTTTTTACAACTCTACCGGGTTGCTGACCTGTTTTGACCTGTACAATCTGTATTTGGAGTGTGCCGATCCCACCGGTTGTGGACTGGGTCTCGACAGCCTGGCCTGGGACTATCAG GCGTGCACCGAGATTAATCTGTGCTACGAGAGCAACAATGTGACAGACATGTTTCCTCCCATGGCCTTCACTGAGACAGATCGCAAGCTTTACTGCTCCAAACGCTGGGCTGTGGTTCCACGACCAGACTGGCTCAAAACCCAGTTCTGGGGTGACG CCCTCTCCACAGCCAGCAACATAATTTTCTCCAATGGAGATCTGGACCCATGGGCCAATGGAGGG GTGCGCAAGTCCTTGAGCTCATCATTGATAGCTGTCAACATTTCTGGAGGAGCCCATCATCTGGATCTGAG AGGATCTAATGATGCTGATCCAGTATCAGTAATCAGTGCCAGGAAGACAGAAGCAGACCTCATCGCACAGTGGGTGAAGATGGAGCGGACCAAATTACAACAGTCACTTTAA